A stretch of the Chanos chanos chromosome 1, fChaCha1.1, whole genome shotgun sequence genome encodes the following:
- the htr1aa gene encoding 5-hydroxytryptamine (serotonin) receptor 1A a gives MEGTNNTTDILNWNETGPGEVALSYQVVTSLFLGALILFAILGNACVIAAIALERSLQNVANYLIGSLAVTDLMVSVLVLPMAALYQVLNKWTLGQEICDIFISLDVLCCTSSILHLCAIALDRYWAITDPIDYVNKRTPRRAAVLISLTWLIGFSISIPPMLGWRTAEDRANENACTISQDPAYTIYSTFGAFYIPLILMLVLYGRIFKAARFRIRKTVKKTEKAKISDKCITVSPALFHKKANGEANKNWRRSVEPQPSPCVNGAVKQADDGESLEIIEVHSLSKNHLSLPNNPHPLPCFENRNEKNTEAKRKMALARERKTVKTLGIIMGTFILCWLPFFIVALVLPFCKNSCYMPDWLHAVINWLGYSNSLLNPVIYAYFNKDFQSAFKKIAKCKFFRQ, from the coding sequence ATGGAGGGCACAAATAATACCACAGACATCCTAAACTGGAATGAAACGGGACCAGGCGAAGTTGCTCTAAGTTACCAGGTCGTCACTTCGTTGTTTCTTGGTGCGCTTATTTTGTTCGCCATATTAGGGAATGCATGTGTGATCGCGGCCATCGCCTTGGAGAGGTCCCTTCAGAATGTGGCGAACTATCTCATCGGCTCTTTGGCCGTCACGGACCTCATGGTATCGGTTCTGGTGCTGCCCATGGCGGCCCTTTATCAGGTTTTGAATAAATGGACTCTCGGACAGGAGATCTGCGATATCTTTATCTCTCTAGATGTGCTGTGCTGCACATCATCTATTCTACACCTGTGCGCAATTGCCTTGGATAGGTACTGGGCTATCACAGATCCAATTGACTATGTGAATAAGAGGACTCCGAGGCGAGCAGCTGTCTTGATCAGCCTCACTTGGCTAATAGGTTTTTCGATTTCAATTCCCCCGATGTTGGGCTGGAGGACTGCAGAAGACCGGGCGAACGAAAATGCCTGCACAATAAGTCAAGATCCCGCgtacaccatatactccacctTCGGCGCTTTCTACATCCCACTTATTCTTATGCTGGTACTCTACGGGAGGATATTCAAAGCTGCCAGATTTCGAATTCGGAAGACCGTCAAGAAAACCGAGAAAGCGAAAATCTCGGACAAGTGCATAACTGTGTCGCCGGCTCTTTTCCACAAGAAAGCCAACGGAGAGGCGAATAAAAACTGGAGGCGAAGTGTGGAGCCGCAGCCGAGCCCATGCGTAAACGGAGCGGTGAAACAAGCAGACGATGGCGAGTCGCTGGAGATTATAGAAGTTCACAGCCTCTCCAAAAACCACCTCTCGCTCCCTAATAACCCACATCCTTTGCCGTGCTTCGAGAACAGGAACGAAAAGAACACGGAAGCAAAGAGGAAAATGGCTTTGGCGAGAGAGCGCAAAACGGTGAAGACGCTCGGAATCATCATGGGCACATTTATTCTCTGCtggttaccgtttttcatcgtTGCTCTTGTTTTGCCATTCTGTAAAAACAGCTGCTACATGCCGGACTGGCTTCATGCTGTCATCAACTGGCTGGGCTATTCAAACTCTCTGTTGAATCCAGTCATATACGCATACTTCAACAAAGACTTCCAAAGTGCGTTCAAGAAAATCGCGAAATGTAAATTCTTCAGACAGTAA